In Spirochaetales bacterium, the genomic stretch GCCGTTCAGGGCGGCGTTGACAAAAGCCGAAATCCTGTCCGGAACGAGATTGCTGGTAACGGAAACGATACCGCGGCCTCCCAGGATGATAAGGGGAAACGTGAGATTATCATCGCCTGAAAGAACCACGAAGGAGTCCGGCTTTGCCGCGATCAGGTCCATCATTTGATTGAGATCGCCGCTTGCTTCTTTCACCCCGACGATATTCGGGTGTTGTGCCAGTTTGAGCATGGTGCGGTTTTCAATATTTTTTCCGGTTCTGCCTGGAATGTTATACACGATGATGGGCACATCGACATTATCCGCGATACTCATAAAGTGACGGTAAAAGCCTTCCTGGGTCGGTTTGTTGTAATAGGGGGCAACCTGAAGCGACGCATCGACCCCGCAATCCTTTGCCCTTTTGGTCAGGTTGATCGCTTCCCGGGTACAATTTGAACCTGTTCCCGCAATGACGGGAACCCTTTTATTGACGTGCTCGGTGACGATACGGATCACCTCGATATGTTCGTCGTGGTTCATGGTCGGGCTTTCTCCCGAGGTCCCCATAGGAAGAAGGCCGTGAACTCCATTTTCAATCTGGAAATCGACCAGCTTCTTGAGTGAAACGGCATCAATATCGCCGTTTTCCTCAAATGGTGTAATAAGTGCGGTAATCACTCCTTCAAACATAATAGGCCTCCGTTTTATTGAAGAATTTCGGAAATAAAATCGTCTATCGAATAAAAACCGGTCTTCTCTCCAAGCCATTCCGCAGCGATAACGGCACCCAATGCCAAACCGCTTCTGTTTCTGGCTGAATGAGAGAGTGATATCGTATCCGCAACCGAGTCTATCATGACCGTATGAATTCCCGGAACGTTCCCCCCCCGAAGCGATGCCATATGAAGTTCGTTCTCACCGATCGTTCTGTCGCATTTATCGGTGAGGATGGTATCCTTCCGCCCGCAATTGTCTAAAATCGCGCGTCCGATCGACAGTGCTGTCCCGGACGGCGAATCTTTTTTATACTTGT encodes the following:
- a CDS encoding 4-hydroxy-tetrahydrodipicolinate synthase, whose amino-acid sequence is MFEGVITALITPFEENGDIDAVSLKKLVDFQIENGVHGLLPMGTSGESPTMNHDEHIEVIRIVTEHVNKRVPVIAGTGSNCTREAINLTKRAKDCGVDASLQVAPYYNKPTQEGFYRHFMSIADNVDVPIIVYNIPGRTGKNIENRTMLKLAQHPNIVGVKEASGDLNQMMDLIAAKPDSFVVLSGDDNLTFPLIILGGRGIVSVTSNLVPDRISAFVNAALNGDVETARKKHYELLPLFKAMFLETNPIPVKAACALKGMIKEVYRLPLCPMAKENKEKLVSVMKQAALL